From the genome of Tripterygium wilfordii isolate XIE 37 chromosome 6, ASM1340144v1, whole genome shotgun sequence:
CTAGTTCTctgtattttgatatttatcaaGCATTGCTTGGATGGAATGTCACTCTCAAGCTCCATTCATCAACCACCGACCTACTCTTTCTTCAAATTCACTCCACTTGGCCACAATTCCAacattcacaatttgaaaaacacaaacaaaacaaattaatggtaTCACACCTCATCTTCTAGTTAATTCAGTTTGACAAAATCCTCCCTCATGTTGTCCAAAAACTTGTTCGgttttaattataatgtatcAATATGATTGGGTTAGCTGTCAGAAAGAGATTGCTCGGCTAATTCATCGACGCCCTGCACATGAGAAGAGCATGTTACGGAGTCACCAAGATGATTCTCGAGGGACTCTCCAATGCCTAAATCTGTTGAGGTGTTATTCAAAAATTGAGATTGCTCATAAGCTCGGAGCTCTCTCTTTTACTACTAGTTAAAAGTTAGAAATTCAAGAGTTTTCGAATTCCATCATTGTATGAATGTCCCTTTTTTATATTGACTTAGGTGGCTGAGTCTCAATAGGgaaattttctctctctaattctAAAAGAAATTTTGGGGTGGGtctcctttattttctttcataatgAGATATGTTGTGAACGGTTTCAACAACAAAGCATAAGCGAAAATTAAAGCAATCAAAACAAGACACCAAGATTTACGAGGTTCGATCAATTGTGTTTACGTCCTCAGAGTTGTAAAGAGTTTTTTTGTTTCCCTATTTCAGAAAAAGAATACAAGATAACTGCTGCAGAGTTACTTATAATCATAATTATGTACTCTAACCTTATTTAATCAGCTGGgctgaaaaaatatatataaaggcCCCAAAAAAATTTTCGATTTGGACATATCGGCCCTTACCTCCGCTCTACAAAGTAAACCTCTCGAAAATCCATTCTCAGGATCCACAACAAATCTTCTCAGGTCGGGTCACTGCGCACAAATGACACTCCATACTAAAATCCCAACAAGATAATGATATATTCAACTAAGGATTATTTCCTCGGAGTTTCTGGTAACATTGAAcatgtttggcagtgtgtttcaacagcgttcagttgcaccgcacctcacagcaccacaattttttgtgacacgccaaacagtttttgtgttccaactcacctcacagcaccacagttttttacctcacagcacctcaccacacctcacagcactcccaaacacttacaatatatgttgaattgttctagataatcaaattaggtcaattattttattttagattaatgtacaaggtaaacgttaagtgattttatattaatattattagtcatctaatataatcataatttaaatacgccaaacgcacctcacagcaccgcaccacagttttaaaaatgatacgCCAAACatctttttgcgttccaactcacctcacagcaccacagttttttacctcacagcacctcaccacacctcacagcagttgacagcactctCAAACAGACCCATTAGGTGTGGATCACCTAGTTTTTGAGATGACGTTTTTCGGGTACCATCTTTATTGTTCGGTGTTCATTGTTTGGTACCTAATAATAATTCAGAATTTTGAGTGCCATGTGTCGATACATCATTGgagaaggtttttttttggtccataaaaattaaaaaccaaccTAGCAAAATTCAGTGGCGCCTTCACTTTGAGGGTGaaacattaaaattaaaaaccaaCGTAGCAAAATACAAAACTCGGTGTTGACTTGACTTTGACACAACACATATAGCTTTTGCGTACTAGAAGCGCAACTATATCCACGTCGGCAGCTACACATATGCCCAGAGAATTGCCACGTGGATTAATATCATGCTTTCCCTTTCATACTAGGGATGGTGAGCtccaatattataaaaaaaactatgttaaatcataaattaaaatatgtgattaagtattttgatgttcatatattaaagtataatatattttgaatttttttcttctaaatattaaattttaaatcataaaccctaaattttaaactttaaaccctgaacactaaaaattaagtcTTAAACTCTATCTTAAATCGTAAACTCTAAATCTTAAATATTAATTCCTAACTTCTAAACtaaaatatgtcattttcatccAACGAGAGTTTgcttggttgacaatcgactatgttagatatatatgtgtccaaggttcgattccaaccaTAAACATAATTCTTtgtgatatttttaaaaaaaatacacatatcatttttaaaaaaatcatgatttaacatgatttttataGAGAATTGAGACTAAAATTAGAGCCACGATTATGTGTACATAAAACtccgtaaaaaaaaaagagtaaatttatttatttatataaatataaaaaagttTGTGAGGGAGGTGATGGATTGTGTCGGCCaatatcttttctttctttcaactgAAAATCAACGTGGCGGCCGTGCTCAGACGACAGACTAGCAGCCAAGTACGAAACTACAtgctctctctctatcttccatttctttattaaattcattatatatatattcacctCTTTTCCTCTTTATTATATATACGTACACACACCAGTTCATGATTTAGAATTCCCTTTTGTGTGTTTTCGAGACACAACATAACAGAGGAGGAAACAGAGGGAGAGGGGAGAGTCTGAGTCTGAGTCTGAGTCTCTGTTTGTGAAGCCATGGAAGCAGGAGAGTGTTGTTCAACTTCAGCGAGTGCAGCAGAGAAGCGAAAAGAGAGGAACGAAGACAAGCCCTACAGAGGGATAAGGATGAGGAAGTGGGGGAAGTGGGTTGCGGAGATTAGGGAGCCTAATAAGCGGTCCAGGATTTGGCTCGGCTCTTACTCCTCCCCTGTAGCCGCTGCGCGAGCCTACGACACCGCTGTGTTTTACCTCCGCGGGCAGTCTGGTCGGCTTAATTTCCCCGATTTAGTCTTCCAAGAAGACGAACTTCACGACATGTCCGCCGCTTCAATACGCAAGCGAGCCACCGAAGTTGGGGCTAAAGTGGACGCTCAACAGAACATCCAATCTTCGGAGACTAAATCGAGTCGGGTTAACGAGAAGCCCGATTTGAACCAGTACCCGAACCCGGAAAATTCGGACGAAGATTGATGGGTCGTGATGATACCCTATTAATaatcctctgttttttttttcccttcatacTAACAATTTCCAGAGAGAATTCTCTGACACAATAAGAATTAAAAGGAGTAGattaaagaagaagaggatttgTTTCTGGGTATGTGAAAATTAAGGAATCAAAATCATGgggttcccaaagcatgaaagatTTGGATTaattagtaataatattatGGATGGACTTTTTATGGTATGATTGATTGTTGTTGTCTTTTAGTGGTGATTTGTTTGTATGACTGAATGATTAATCAATGAATGAATAAAGGAAAAAGAACGGCCTCACTCACTCTCTGCGTAGAAAAAACAGAGAGTTGCGAAAGAGAAACAGAGTAGATAAGGAGATAAGGCACAAAAGAATTGGTGCTTGTGGCGATGACGTGCATGTGGACACCACATAACACACAATGAAACAGAGCACGccagacagagagagaaagagactaGAGTGGTCCTGAAATGATGAGGATCGGATTGTCACCGTCACGGCCTTTGGTGATGGTGGAAGCTTATGCAAAGCTTCGTTCACTCGGGAGGTTGATGGGTGATGTGGAACAAAAATTTTATCTTCTTGGGTTGGATCCTAATGCAATATGGGCCCTTCAGCTAGAATCCTTCAATTAAGTATAAAAAAACTTCTCACCAAATCTTGATCATCTGTAACAAGAACAAGTTAATAGGTCGGACGGTCAAGATGGTTGGTTTTTCGTTtcgaataatatatatatttttttatatttaaatattcTCTACATTTTCATAATTAGTCGGTTAAACCCAATTTTACTCTCTTATTGGATGATCGAAATTATTTTAATTCTCCAATTGAAAGTATTCATCCCATCAAGCTCGGCTTAGACTCGAGGCGGAATTAGGAGTGGACTAcgtattttcttttaaaaaatacactTAACAAATACTAGGTATTTGTGCAAATACGAGGTTCTGAATCGTGAACGACAAGTCTTTCTTATTACCGCTGGATAAATTGTTGAGTCTCTCTCTGCCTAACCACATCCCATAagcaaaaacaagaacaaaaatgcaagaaacgttgtgcgaagaaGTTGAACTTGTTCGCTGACTTCGCAAAGATAAATACAACTTTGGAAACTTTAAAAATTACATAAGCATTATTCGTCTTCTCATGACATAAGATAAATAGGATTtctattctttgaagtctcgtCGGACATAACTTCAAAATATATTACTTTATCTTGTATATAGTCTTTAGTTCTCATCAATTTTAATACATATTTATTTCAAACTTTTGTGTTACTTTATAAGacaaaaataatcaaatgaATATTTATCAGTAATCCTTAAAAATTTCCGTGGGACTCTTCCTCATATtcccaaaaaaatatcaaactcaccaaaataatattattttgatattaattCACTCCAACATCATTTCCTAACTCCGACCTTAGTCAGAACATCAGTATTTTGGACAACCCATATGCGTGAATTGTTGATattgtagtttttattttttagatttgCTTATGCGTGGACGGTTGCTTATGATAAGTTGTGCTTTAAAAACTCTGCGGCCGCCTAACTGTCacccaatgatatatatatatatatatatatatatatatatgcatgtatgttGACTTTGTGTAGCTCcgccaacaaaaaaaatcatgtacgTATCCTTCCACTCATATTTTTATACTATAACTTGCACGATCTttcctatactctatttaattttctttttctttagtcGGTGAAATAATCAACGTTATTTTTTACTATTCGTCCTGACTCCTAACTTGTCCCGGCTTTAAGGCTGATCATGGGCCGGGCTTTGTCATGATTCTACGTCTTTTAGCCTTGACCAAACTCGACCCGCCCTGAAATCTTGGGCCTATAACTTTAACCTTACCCGATCCTTACAAAATTAGACAGACCCAAACCCATCCATGAGTAGGGGTGACAGAAACTCTATCCAgttcggatgatcgaatttgtccgatcgggattaaatcaagtatgtacataaattatatgtttgaaattcaggtccaaacacaaaattttcctCCGGTTTAAAACCGAGTCTgggtccaaacataaaaatcttaTTTGATTTGCTTGTCCTGATCCTAACCCTTATGAGGTTATTGTCTGATTTATTTGCCTGCACTGAAATTAATtcaggtttgatcaattaagcaCATCTGACATTCAATCCGGGATAGGGTtcatacatataaatatttcgtaatcACATGATGTTGTTCGACCCAAAACTGATTTTTTACCACCCTTCCCATGAGACCCTAAATAGTTGGATTGGAGTAGTTTACTTGTTTTCGCATTTTGGTCTCTTATTCTTTTTTACTCGAcactaaatataaaaaattaaaaaggacaAAATCAATAATCATGTAATTTAGGAAAAATAGATCTTGCTTTAGTCTTGCCCATATATGCTAAAAACTAGTGCATGATATAATCGAATCAAACTCATGATCATGCATCATACTATTAAAATCCCAACAACAAATTAAAAGTCTTCACTAATGACTACATAAATTAATTGAATATTCatacttcaaaatcaagtagTTTATGTAAAGAGTAAAAAAACACAGATACAGCTCGAACATCTCCTCCACGCAATTGCAAAAATCACAGACGTCAGAGGCTGGCGAATCGTAAACACTCCGATGCTTAAGTCAGTATTTTAAATATGTAAGGTGAAATCCAATGAAGAGAGATGACTAGGACTAATCACACGTcgtattattaattaatttctccccttcattttctctttttgaaaggaaaacaaaccGTAAGAAAATAACGATATGCTTGCTAAAAAAAGTTAGTGAATTGATCAGTACTTCTATGAAGTGATCAATTCACCACTTTCTTCGCCAGCATATCCTTATTTTCTTAAGGTTGGTTTCCTTTACTACTACTATGTCACTCACCCtctctacattttttttatttattttgtgatGGTTTTCATCTTTTGTGCAAAAAAAACAGTAGAGTTGAAGGCGTTTATGTAGTTAAAATTTTAGCAGCAAAGAAGGAAATAATCAAATAGATgcatttaaaataaatttagtgCATTTTGCGTCTAGATTGAAAAATCTAAAAATGAATTCATTGTTAAAAATAGGCACATCcagaaaaatatagaaataccGTAAAAAGATTAcgataattttaaatataagaaaaaaagtGTTACGCAACCGTCCCAAATATGTAAGTATTTACGTTGCGTCGAAACCACGTTGTTATTTTgagtagggaaaaaaaaaacttctttcCTTGTCAAAATTCTCTCAATACAAATTTacacataaaaaagaaagtaatttgaaatgtatgttttcattttttgataaccgaaaaTTTTTCAGCCCAACAAATTCATCGGACAGCTGGACCATATCTAAACTCAGGCCACCAACTAAGCACATCAAGAAATTAATTCATTGCAAAAAGTAGGTATatctaaaaaaatatagaaataccGTAAACAGATTatgataattttaaatataagaaaaaatgCGTTACACAACCGTCCTGAATACTCAAGTATTTACGTTGCGTCGAAACCAGACTGTTATTttgaataggaaaaaaaaattcctaccCTGTCAAAATTTTCTCCGAATACAAATTTAGacataaaaaagaaagtaatttgaaatgtatgtTTCCATTTTTTGATAATCGAAAAATTTTCAACCCAACAAACCCATCGGACAGCTGGACCAGATCTAAACCAAGGCCACCAACTAAGCCCATCTAGAAATTAATTCATTCTAAAAGTGGGTACATctagaaaaatatagaaaaaccGTAAAAAGATTatgataattttaaatataagaaaaatatgTTACGCAATCGTCCCAAATATGTAAGTATTTACGTCACATCGAAACCACGCTGTTATTTTGAATaggaaaattttttttcctacccTGTCAAAATTTCCTTTCAATACAAATTTAGacgaaaaaaagaaagtaatttgaaatgtatgtTTCCgttttttgataaccgaaaaTTTTTCAACCCAACAAACCCATCGAACAGCTGGATCAGATCTAAACTCAGGCCACCAACTAAGGGCCATCGAGAAGGAGTAATTCATTACTAAAAGTAGGTACATCTAGAACAATATAGATGTACTGTAAAAATATTatgataattttaaatataagaaaaaaaatgcgtTACACAATCGTCCCAAATACACAAGTATTTACGTCGCATCGAAACCACGCTGTTATTttgaataggaaaaaaaaaacttcctaCCTTGtcaaaattgactcttaataCAAATTTAGACgtaaaaaagaaagtaatttgaaatgtatgtttccattttttgataaccgaaaaTTTTTCAGCCCAACAAACCCATCGCACAGCTGGACGAAATCAAAACTTAGGCCACCAACTAAGGGCCATCTAGAAATTAATTCATTGGTAAAAGTAGGTACATctagaaaatatagaaatacCGTAAAAAATTAcgataattttaaatataagaaaaaatgCGTCCCAAATATGCAAGTATTTACGTCGCGTCGAAACCACGCTGTTATTttgaataggaaaaaaaaaacttcttacCCTGTCAAAATTTTCCCTCAATACAAATTTAGacataaaaaagaaagtaatttgaaatgtagtgtttccattttttttataaccgtgAATTTTTCAGCCGAACAAACCCATCGGACAACTGGACCAGCTTTATGCTCCGACTGCCAACTAGCCCTCTCCATACTATGAATTTGTTCAATTGTGCTCCCTTACTTTGTTAAAATATCCTATATACTACccattctttcaatttgtccctCTTTAAAATATGTATTTTCAAATCCGTCCCTATTAAACTTCTTTTATTCCAAATCCATTAAACTTCTATCTACAAAGTCTACAAAGCCCAAAAGGCCGAAGACCACTTAAATTTGCTCTCTTTGCTACTTCACAAAACTCGAAGGCCCAAATTtgcttaatttttatttgtaaaAGTTTCAAAGAACTTTTGGATTTATGGTGTTGGGTGCTACAATTCAGGGAGCTTTAGCAATTTGCAGTTACAATAAAAAAGGAATTTTGAGTTTTTGCTTATGTATAGATAATTAAAAGGACATGTGATGTTAGTGCCTATTGTTGATGTCCAATCTACTAGTGTAATCCCTATAATAAACGACAGTGATAAAGATCTTTTCAAATTTAAATAATCTTAAAACAACacttctcaataaaaaaaaattctgtaaataatcttaaaaaaatttcgggacacctccaaaaccctatcaaAATTTTTCAATCTCTTTATCTAGAATCCTGACTCTGCCCCTGCACTTAAGTGTCTCTTACCATCTCAATTTCCCTCCGAAGAGGAAAAAAATCCTAGTGTGCTTGATTAGTGTGGACCATAGCAAACATTAACAAATTATTCTCCTCATAAAACGCACGTCAATCTCCCCGACAATAATACTAAAATAGTAACATATGCATGTTACATTGTCGTCTCATTATTAATTTTACAATATTCATTATTCATTAAGTAGTGCTAGtgccacacacacacacacacatatatatatcgaGGTGAGACATGCAGGTATCTTTTTCCAATTTCAAACCAAGAAAATATGAAATGAGCAGGCTTAACAGTCGGAAACAGATGTGTGGACTTCAGTGTCATAGCTCATTTTGCTTTTAAACCTAAACAAGGTTCTGTTTCCTCAAGTTTCTTCTACGTCAAATCACtcattcacacacacacattttagAAGGAGAGAAAGGTTTGATTGATTTCCAAGTGAGGAATTCAATTAATATATCGTGCAAAGAGATCATACAACTcttgtctttcttctttctcgaAACCAATggaatcaaagaaaaaagagagaaagaaagaaaagttacCCTACCCTAACACATCAAATTATTAATAAGATCATAACAACATTTTTGTAATTATGAAGGTGATTTGAAACCCTTTCATCTTCCTTCCGGGTGTAATGGGAAGAGCTCAAGAGTTCCATCTCCCTCACCCTCTCTTCCTTCTTCTAATTCTAAGCTCTCAAGTACCCAACTCCTGCATTTCCTCTTGTATGGACTATCTCCTTCTCTTTCCACTTCTCCCTGTACAAAATGTTGGTTAAATTATTAAAATCGCTCTCACCCAAAAAACATAAACGCATATGCAGAGATTTGAACTGCCATTGGACTAAGGTGTTTTTTTAGTAACGTGAAATCCACACAATTGTTCACAGACAACTAAATAATAAATTTCAAGTCACATGGCAGACTCCGCAACCCCCACGGATCGATTGAGACTTGGACATGTTGTGCTGAGCAAGAGCCCATCttacaaattacaaaaatagGAACACTTAGGAGATTTGAAGTCACGAGATCCCACTTGCTCCAAAAATTACCGtgatcaagttcaccatctcatgAGCCAACGACATGTTGTTGTTGGACTAAGATTTTGATACCATATAAAACATTGTTTGCCCTAACTAAGCAACTAACAGTATATAAGGGACACGTACCCTAGAATCCAAGGTTATGGTTGTGGTAATGGAAGCAGCTTGAGTTGATCTTGGAGAATGGCTTAAACCAAGGCTGTCGCGTTTTTGCTTTTGCCTCTCTCGAGCTTTGTGGTTTTGAAACCAATAAAACACATTCTTCCCTTCAATCTTGCCGTATCTCCCTAACTGCGCTGCAATTTGCTCTATTTGTTGTGCATTGGGAGTTCTCATTCCTCCCCTATACAACATCTCCAGTATTCCTATCTGCTCTTGCGTAGGGTTCCACCTTGTCCCTCCTGGATGCGTCTCAACCTGCATCTTAAAATCAATTCATATACGTTCAACAAGTTAGCTTATCGCGTTCAACCGTTCTTCAACAGATTGTTGTAAGagagaagatatatatatatatatatatatatataggggacTGACTTGAGGAGTACTGTCTCTCTTGTCGTCGTCGGAGCCAAGTTTTCTGGGTCCGCTATTGGGTCTAATGAAGCTTTTGAGATCAAAAGGAGTAATGGAGTCGGAGTTGGTGGTGTTGAGCTTAGGAGCAAGAGGGCGTAAGCGCTTGCAGCCAAGTGAGAGGGAGGGTGGTTCGTGCTCCCAGAATCCACGTGCAAACTGATGAACCTTCATGCTTATTCCCATGGATGTTGCGTGAGTAACACAATTGAGTAGTGATTATATAGACAAGATTATATGTAAAAGTAATTAAagttaaagaaaagaaagaaggaagtgGGATATGAGGTGGTGCTTGGAAGAACCCAAGACCAAATCATTAGGGGAGTTTGACTTGGGATTTCCACTTATTAGCTTTATAAcacaaattaataattaaagatAAAGTAGACCCATGAAACCACCCCTCCCCTTCACAGTCCACCCCACACAAAAGCACAATGAAAGTGGAATGTGGGTGTTAAGGGCTCCTGTAATAAAAGTCAGTCATTTTTATGTGGTTTTAATCACAGACGTATAGTTGTTTATTAAACAGACTGGACATTTATGATTAAAACTACAATGATTTCTATTTCAGGTTTCCTGATCTGGTGTGTATTGAAATGGAAAACAGAGACGGAGTGTGAGTGAGTGTACGTGCGTGTGGGTTGGCCCGTCAAATCGACTcgttttttttcttgctttcatGATAAGGTGTGTTTGCTTTTCGGTGGTCACTCTCTAACTTTTTCTCTGCCAAAGtccaaattagaaaaaataaaaataaaaataaaaatattcctCCAATCCCAAAACTTGTAAATGGAAAACTCTTGTTTTTTCAAGATAGGGATATGGAGAGAGGAAGCGAATGCCGTCTTCTAGTGGTGGCAAGA
Proteins encoded in this window:
- the LOC120000509 gene encoding WUSCHEL-related homeobox 4-like isoform X1 → MGISMKVHQFARGFWEHEPPSLSLGCKRLRPLAPKLNTTNSDSITPFDLKSFIRPNSGPRKLGSDDDKRDSTPQMQVETHPGGTRWNPTQEQIGILEMLYRGGMRTPNAQQIEQIAAQLGRYGKIEGKNVFYWFQNHKARERQKQKRDSLGLSHSPRSTQAASITTTITLDSRGEVEREGDSPYKRKCRSWVLESLELEEGREGEGDGTLELFPLHPEGR
- the LOC120000509 gene encoding WUSCHEL-related homeobox 4-like isoform X2 — protein: MGISMKVHQFARGFWEHEPPSLSLGCKRLRPLAPKLNTTNSDSITPFDLKSFIRPNSGPRKLGSDDDKRDSTPQVETHPGGTRWNPTQEQIGILEMLYRGGMRTPNAQQIEQIAAQLGRYGKIEGKNVFYWFQNHKARERQKQKRDSLGLSHSPRSTQAASITTTITLDSRGEVEREGDSPYKRKCRSWVLESLELEEGREGEGDGTLELFPLHPEGR
- the LOC119999521 gene encoding ethylene-responsive transcription factor ERF011-like, giving the protein MEAGECCSTSASAAEKRKERNEDKPYRGIRMRKWGKWVAEIREPNKRSRIWLGSYSSPVAAARAYDTAVFYLRGQSGRLNFPDLVFQEDELHDMSAASIRKRATEVGAKVDAQQNIQSSETKSSRVNEKPDLNQYPNPENSDED